Part of the Pseudomonas abietaniphila genome is shown below.
GGTGGACCACCATGGTCAGGTCAGGAGAGGCCTTGTCCACGGTGATACCAATGCGGGTCACTTCTTCCGGCAGTTTCGGTTCGGTCCGGGTGACACGGTTCTGCACCTGCACTTGCGCGGTGTCCAGGTTGGTGCCCAGCGCGAAGGTGATGGTCAGGGTCAGCTTGCCGTCGGCAGTCGCCTGCGAGGACATGTACAACATGTTCTCGACACCGGTGATCGCCTGTTCCAGCGGCGCAGCCACGGTCTCACCGATGACTTTCGGGTTGGCGCCCGGGAAGTTGGCGCGCACGACCACGGTCGGCGGCACGACTTCGGGGTATTCGCTGATCGGGAGCTGGAACAGCGAGATGGCGCCGGCGATCAGGATCAACAGCGACAGCACCGCTGCGAAGATCGGCCGCGTAATAAAGAATTTGGAGAAATTCATTGAGTGAGTCCCTTAACCGCGTGGCGTAGCGGCAGCGGCAACCTTGGAGTCCAGTTTTGACTGGGCTTTGGGTTGATTGCTGGCATCAAGTGCTTGGCGTTGTTGTTGCAGTGCGGCGAGCGTTTCGGCACTGGCCATCGGGGTGTCTTGCGGGTCGATCGGCGAACCAGGGCGCACGCGCTGCAGGCCGCTGACGACGATGCGGTCGTCCTTGCTCAGACCGCTGCGTACGATGCGCAGGCCTTCAAGCTTCGGCCCCAGGTCAACGTTGCGATAGGTCGCTTTGTTGTCCTTGTCGACCACCAGCACGAACTTCTTGCCCAAGTCGGTGCCGACTGCTTCGTCTTTGATCAACATGGCCGAGTAGGTGCCGCTGCCGACCAGCTTCAGACGGGCGTAAAGGCCAGGGGTGTATTCGCCCTTGCTGTTGTCAAACACGGCGCGCCCACGGATGGTGCCGGTACGCGGATTGACCTGGTTGTCGACGAAGTTCATCTGGCCCAGGTGCGGGTTCTCGACTTCGTTGGACAGACCCATGTACACCGGCGTGGTTGCACCACGTTTGCCATCGCGCGCCAGCTGGTTGTACTTGAGGAACACGCGCTCGTCAGCGTCGAAGTAGGCGTAGACCTTGTCGGTGGAAACAACGCTGGTGAGGATGCTCTGATCGGCGGTAACGATGTTGCCGGCGGTGATTTCCGCACGGCTGACGCGGCCGGTGATCGGCGCGGTCACGCGGGTAAAGCTCAGGTTCAGGCGAGCGAGATCAAGCTGAGCCTGAATCGCTGCGACTGCAGCCTTGGATTCTTGCGCGGTGGTGGTCCGTGAATCAGCCAGCTCGGCCGAGATGGCATTGTTGGTGCGCAGACGTTCGCCACGCTGGGCTTCGTTGTTGCTGCGCACCGAGGCGGCTTTGGCCTGTTGCAACTGCGCTTCCAGACGATGCACTTCGGCTTCGAACGGGCGCGGGTCGATCTGGAACAACAGGTCGCCTTTCTTCACCAGTTCGCCGTCGGTGAAAGCCACCGAGTCGATCTGACCGGAGACTCGAGGGCGAACCTGCACGGTTTCCGGGGCTTCGAGGCGCGCAGTGACTTCGTCCCATTCGTTGACCGGCTGCTCAAGCACCTTGGCGACGTTGACTTTGGCCGCAGCTGGAGCCTGGGCTGCCGATTCCGGGCCTTTTCCGCAAGCACTGAGTACCACCAGAGCCAACGCGGCAAGGGGATAGCGCAAAGGAGTAAGTGACTGAATCATGGGAAAATCCGCCGATGTTATTTGAGATGGGCGGATTCTGTTCCCGAGGGTTTTATTGCACGAATCGAATACGACGAAGGTAACTATCAGTGGGAATGATATTTCCCGACGTGAAGGCTCTGGGACGGGTCTTAGCCGAGGCTGTCCGGATCTCCGAAGAACATCTGGATGCGCGAGCGCAACCACCGCTCACCAGGGTCATTGTCCTGAGAGCCGCGCCAGGCCATGTGCAGTTCGAACGTGCGCGATTCCAGCGGCAGTTCCTCGGACCGGACACCGCCTGCGGCGGTCAGCACATCGGCGGCGTAATCCGGCACGGTGGCGACGATGTCGGTGCCAGCGATCAGGGTCGCCAGGCCATTGAACTGTGGCACGGCCAGTACCACGTGACGCTTGCGTCCGATCTTCTCCAGGTATTCGTCGATGAAACCGCCCAGGTCGCCGGCAAATGAAACCAGCGCATGAGGGCGCGCGCAGAAATCATCGAGGCTGATGGCGCCAGGCATGGAGTCGGCGCGCAGCAGTTTGGGGCGGCTGCGGCGCAGGACCTTGCGCTTGGCGTTGGCCGGCAGGTCATCGGTGTAGCTGACGCCGATGGAAATTTCCCCGGACGACAGCAGCGAGGGCATCAGGATGTAATTGGTGCGACGCACCACCAGCACGATGCCGGGCGCTTCCGAACGCAGACGCTTGAGCAGCGAAGGCAGCAGGGCGAATTCGACGTCGTCGGACAGGCCGATGCGGAACACGGCGGTGCTGGTGGCCGGATCGAAATCGGCTGCGCGGCTCACGGCGGTGGAAATGGAGTCCAGCGCAGGAGAGAGCAGGCCGAAGATCTCAACGGCGCGCGCGGTCGGCTCCATGCTGCGGCCTGTGCGCACGAACAAGGGGTCATCGAACAAGCCGCGCAAGCGGGAGAGGGCAGCACTGATCGCCGGCTGGCCAAGGAACAGCTTCTCGGCCGCACGCGTGACGCTGCGTTCATGCATAAGGGTTTCGAACACGATGAGCAGGTTGAGGTCGACGCGACGCAGGTCGTTGCGATTCATGACGGGGGTCTCAGGGACATTGGTCGATACGTTGGCCGCCCGGGAGGCAGGCCTGTGTTCAGCTCAGGCACGAATATTACGGGGAAAAATTGATTCTCCGCACTGTTAAATTCATCCGCAAGCATACAAACGTGTTACCCATCACGCCCGTCGATAATTTGTGCTGAACCTTTTCGCCGGGGACCTGCCCCATCCATAGACGTGGCGGGTGGAGAAAACGTCCGCGGGCGCGGCAGTTTTCGCGCCAGTCAGCGTCACGTTCATCCGGAAATTGCCTCTCGGGTTGCAATGTCAGGATGAGAAAAGAACAATGAGCGCGCTTGAATACGTGAGCATTCGATGGTTATCTAATGACCGCCTATCAGCAACAGAATCGATGACAGGCATGTCGACTATTAATAGCCACTGATAGTGTTACCGGCAGAGCCCGGATAGAGTTCATGGCATCAAGGTTCATAAGGCGAGGTTCGAAATGTCCCGCACGATCCGTTTTCATCAGTTTGGCCCGGCCGAGGTGCTCAAAGTAGAAGAGCAGCAAGCCGCGTTGCCAGCACCCGGAGAGGTGCAGATACGCGTCCAGGCGATCGGTGTGACCTGGTACGACGTGCTGTGGCGACAAAATCTGGCTTCTTCCCAAGCTCGGCTGCCTGCCGGTCTGGGTTCTGAAATGGCCGGCGTGGTGACTGCCGTCGGCGATGGCGTGGCCGATCTGAAAGTGGGCGACAAGGTTGCCAGCTTTCCATCCGCTGACCCTAACGTTCACCCGGTGTATGGCGAGCTGATCACGCTGCCGCACACCTCCGTCACCCGTTATCCGGATGTGCTGACGCCCAATGAAGCGGCTGTTCACTACACGCCGATGCTGGTGGCGTACTTCGCATTCGTGGAACTGGCCCGTGCCAAGCCCGGCCAGACCGCGTTGGTAACTGACGCCAGCCATTGCGCAGGTCCTGCGTTCCTGCAACTGGGCAAGGCGCTGGGTATCAAGGTGATTGCCGCGACCAAAACCGAGTCGTGCCGTGAATACCTGCTGAAAATGGGCGCGGACAAGGTGGTGGTCACCGAAGAGCAGGATCTGCTCATGGCGATCAACAAATACACCGACAACCGTGGCGTGGACATTGTCCTCGACGGCCTGGGTGGCCCGCAGATGTCCATGTTGGGCGATGTATTGGCACCCCGTGGCAGTCTGATCCTTTATGGTCTGCAAGGCGGGAACCAGACTCCGTTCCCGGCGTGCGCGGCGTTCCAGAAAAACATTCAGTTCTTCGTTCACTGCGTGGGCAACTTCACCGGTAAGCCTGAACTGGGCATCAAGCAGGACGAAGAGGCCGTTAAACGTGCACTGCGTGATATCAACCAGTTGACCGCTGATCGGGTTCTGGTGCCTCAGATCACCAAAGTGTTTTCGTTCGATCAGATCGTTGACGCGCATCGCATGATGGATGGCTGCCCGGTGGGTGGTCGTGTGGTGGTGGAAGTCGAGCCTGCCTGAGCGCAATTCACCGCGCTCTGCTAACCGTTCGACGCCTTAGGCCGGGCGTCGAGAGGGATGATAAGGTTGCCGATTCACAGGTGCCCGTCCTCTCATTGATCGGCCACGCAATACCCGACAAAGCCTTCCCGGTTCATCAGGAAGGCTTTTTTGTTTATTCGCCTTTTATCAATAAACGCATTCAGCGGTGAGCCGTCTGTTGTTTTGTCTGGCGTTTTAAAGAGACGGCGGCGAACCGTTAAACACTTCTGTTTAAAGTGCGGCAGGGTTTAACCATTGACTGACAGGCAATACGTCATTGATCTGTACCTTGTAATTGTTTTTTAGATACCGATAATAAGGCGATCACTCATGCTCAAGGAACGAGTCATGCCTCATGCATTGTCATGGCCGGTTGTTTTATT
Proteins encoded:
- the mexE gene encoding multidrug efflux RND transporter periplasmic adaptor subunit MexE, which codes for MIQSLTPLRYPLAALALVVLSACGKGPESAAQAPAAAKVNVAKVLEQPVNEWDEVTARLEAPETVQVRPRVSGQIDSVAFTDGELVKKGDLLFQIDPRPFEAEVHRLEAQLQQAKAASVRSNNEAQRGERLRTNNAISAELADSRTTTAQESKAAVAAIQAQLDLARLNLSFTRVTAPITGRVSRAEITAGNIVTADQSILTSVVSTDKVYAYFDADERVFLKYNQLARDGKRGATTPVYMGLSNEVENPHLGQMNFVDNQVNPRTGTIRGRAVFDNSKGEYTPGLYARLKLVGSGTYSAMLIKDEAVGTDLGKKFVLVVDKDNKATYRNVDLGPKLEGLRIVRSGLSKDDRIVVSGLQRVRPGSPIDPQDTPMASAETLAALQQQRQALDASNQPKAQSKLDSKVAAAATPRG
- a CDS encoding LysR family transcriptional regulator → MNRNDLRRVDLNLLIVFETLMHERSVTRAAEKLFLGQPAISAALSRLRGLFDDPLFVRTGRSMEPTARAVEIFGLLSPALDSISTAVSRAADFDPATSTAVFRIGLSDDVEFALLPSLLKRLRSEAPGIVLVVRRTNYILMPSLLSSGEISIGVSYTDDLPANAKRKVLRRSRPKLLRADSMPGAISLDDFCARPHALVSFAGDLGGFIDEYLEKIGRKRHVVLAVPQFNGLATLIAGTDIVATVPDYAADVLTAAGGVRSEELPLESRTFELHMAWRGSQDNDPGERWLRSRIQMFFGDPDSLG
- a CDS encoding zinc-dependent alcohol dehydrogenase family protein, which encodes MSRTIRFHQFGPAEVLKVEEQQAALPAPGEVQIRVQAIGVTWYDVLWRQNLASSQARLPAGLGSEMAGVVTAVGDGVADLKVGDKVASFPSADPNVHPVYGELITLPHTSVTRYPDVLTPNEAAVHYTPMLVAYFAFVELARAKPGQTALVTDASHCAGPAFLQLGKALGIKVIAATKTESCREYLLKMGADKVVVTEEQDLLMAINKYTDNRGVDIVLDGLGGPQMSMLGDVLAPRGSLILYGLQGGNQTPFPACAAFQKNIQFFVHCVGNFTGKPELGIKQDEEAVKRALRDINQLTADRVLVPQITKVFSFDQIVDAHRMMDGCPVGGRVVVEVEPA